A single Thermoanaerobacter uzonensis DSM 18761 DNA region contains:
- a CDS encoding argininosuccinate synthase has product MLKGEKVVLAYSGGLDTSVIIPWLKENYECEIIAACIDVGQGGEIKYIKDKALASGASKVYIEDVKEEFVKDYIFPTLKAGAVYEGKYLLGTSMARPLIAKKLVEIAHKEGAKAIAHGATGKGNDQVRFEVSIHALDPSIKIIAPWRIWDLKSREDEIDYAKKKGIPIPVTKEKIYSVDNNLWHVSHEGGDLEDPWNEPKSDLYDIITPPDKAPDKPEYVLIEFEKGIPVKVNGKALEPVKLIEELNVIAGKNGVGIADLVENRLVGMKSRGVYETPAGTLLYTAHKELEYLVLDKETMRFKDLVSQKYADLVYNGLWFSPLKAALDAFVEETQKNVTGVVRLKLYKGNVINAGVKSSYSLYNEEFVTFGKDDVYNQKDAEGFINLFGLSLKIKALMEMGRKDMDEAVGR; this is encoded by the coding sequence ATGTTAAAAGGCGAAAAAGTGGTACTTGCTTATTCAGGAGGACTTGATACATCAGTAATTATACCATGGCTTAAAGAAAACTATGAATGTGAGATAATAGCGGCTTGTATTGATGTAGGACAGGGAGGAGAAATTAAATATATAAAAGACAAGGCTTTAGCGAGTGGTGCCAGCAAAGTATATATTGAAGACGTAAAAGAAGAATTTGTAAAAGATTATATATTTCCTACTTTAAAGGCTGGTGCTGTTTATGAAGGGAAATACCTTTTAGGCACTTCTATGGCGAGGCCTTTAATTGCCAAAAAACTTGTGGAAATTGCCCACAAAGAGGGTGCAAAGGCAATAGCTCATGGTGCAACAGGAAAAGGCAATGACCAGGTGAGATTTGAGGTATCAATACATGCTCTTGACCCTTCAATAAAAATCATAGCCCCGTGGAGGATATGGGATTTAAAATCAAGGGAAGATGAAATAGACTATGCAAAAAAGAAGGGGATACCGATCCCTGTTACTAAAGAAAAAATATATAGTGTAGACAATAACTTGTGGCATGTAAGCCATGAAGGAGGAGACCTTGAAGACCCATGGAATGAGCCTAAAAGTGACCTTTACGATATAATCACTCCACCTGACAAAGCCCCAGATAAGCCAGAATATGTGCTTATAGAATTTGAAAAGGGCATACCTGTGAAAGTAAACGGCAAAGCCTTAGAACCTGTCAAATTAATAGAAGAATTAAACGTAATTGCAGGAAAAAACGGCGTAGGGATAGCCGATCTTGTGGAAAATAGACTTGTAGGAATGAAGTCTCGCGGTGTTTATGAAACTCCTGCAGGGACATTGCTTTACACTGCTCATAAAGAACTTGAATATCTTGTGCTTGATAAGGAAACAATGAGGTTTAAGGATTTGGTTTCACAGAAATATGCAGACCTTGTTTACAACGGTTTGTGGTTTTCACCACTTAAAGCCGCGCTAGACGCTTTTGTAGAGGAAACGCAAAAAAATGTAACAGGTGTTGTAAGACTAAAGCTTTATAAAGGAAATGTCATAAACGCCGGAGTAAAATCTTCTTATTCTCTTTACAATGAAGAATTTGTGACTTTTGGTAAAGATGATGTTTACAACCAAAAAGACGCAGAGGGATTTATAAACCTCTTTGGGCTTTCTTTAAAAATTAAGGCTTTGATGGAAATGGGAAGGAAGGATATGGATGAAGCTGTGGGGAGGTAG
- the carB gene encoding carbamoyl-phosphate synthase (glutamine-hydrolyzing) large subunit yields MPKYKDISKVLVIGSGPIIIGQAAEFDYSGTQACKSLKEEGVQVVLVNNNPATIMTDTDIADIVYIENPTVSVVEKIIAKEKPDGILATLGGQTGLNLAVKLKEEGILDKYNVKLLGTSFESIKTAEDRELFKRKMQEIGEPVAESITVTNVEDALKFAKNCGYPLIIRPAYTLGGTGGGIANNDEELISIVDLGLKKSMAQEVLVEKSLYGWKEIEFEVMRDADDNCITICSMENFDPVGVHTGDSIVVAPVQTLSDYEYQMLRSASIKIIKALEIEGGCNIQFALDPQSHKYYVIEVNPRVSRSSALASKATGYPIAKIAAKIAIGLRLDEIKNPVTGKTTAFFEPALDYVVTKIPRWPFDKFYTTDRKIGTQMKATGEVMAIERSFEASLLKAVRSLEIKAYGLQLNNIKGMKTEEILKSISVPNDMRLFYIAEALRRDIDIDYINDVTKIDKWFLNKLLNIINMEREIEKNELREEILKKAKRMGFSDREIATIKGIKEEDVRALRKEYSIYPSYKMVDTCAAEFESVTQYIYSTYGEEDEVEIHDIPKVIVIGSGPIRIGQGIEFDYCSVKALWALREAGIKSIIINNNPETVSTDFDTGDRLYFEPITLEDVLNIYEKEKPLGVMVMFGGQTAINLTEELVKNAVKIIGTSHESIDISEDREKFSKLLKVLNINQPKGEYALTVGDAKDIALKLGFPLLVRPSYVIGGQSMEKVNTLQEIIDYVSNATQVSPGKPVLIDKYIDGREVEVDAVSDGECVLIPGIMEHIERAGVHSGDSFSIYPARSLSEREINTIIEYTEKISKALNVKGLINIQFAVKEGTVYVLEVNPRASRTVPIMSKATGVPMVKLAVEVALGKKLKELGYKGGLWPQTPYTVVKAPVFSMEKLTDVEVSLSPEMKSTGEIMGIDLTYEGALYKALEGAGLKIPKKGKILLSIAERDFQEAVSLVEKLQGLGYEIYATYRTGKYLSLIGIHVNIMSLDHAIKLLKDGYFDAVVNTPTKGKKPDNTGFKLRRTAVEYRIPLFTSIDTIKAALNAVSKVNMNGLSILSVNEYQEIQKDNVKNLVL; encoded by the coding sequence TTGCCGAAGTATAAGGATATTAGTAAGGTTCTGGTAATAGGCTCGGGCCCTATTATAATAGGGCAAGCAGCGGAGTTTGATTATTCAGGAACCCAAGCCTGTAAATCCCTAAAAGAAGAAGGCGTACAAGTTGTTCTGGTAAACAACAATCCAGCTACCATAATGACTGATACTGATATAGCAGATATTGTTTATATTGAAAATCCTACTGTTTCTGTAGTTGAAAAAATAATAGCTAAAGAAAAACCCGATGGAATTCTTGCTACCTTAGGAGGACAGACAGGGCTTAATCTTGCTGTTAAACTTAAAGAAGAAGGAATTTTAGACAAATACAATGTAAAACTTTTGGGAACTTCTTTTGAGTCAATAAAAACTGCAGAAGACAGAGAACTTTTTAAAAGAAAAATGCAGGAAATAGGGGAGCCAGTTGCTGAAAGTATCACAGTCACAAATGTAGAGGATGCCTTAAAATTTGCTAAAAATTGCGGTTATCCTTTGATAATAAGGCCTGCATATACACTCGGAGGTACAGGCGGTGGTATAGCCAACAATGATGAGGAACTTATATCGATTGTAGATTTAGGCCTTAAAAAAAGCATGGCTCAAGAAGTGCTTGTTGAAAAATCTCTGTACGGATGGAAAGAAATAGAGTTTGAGGTAATGAGAGATGCTGATGATAATTGTATTACTATTTGCAGCATGGAAAATTTTGATCCAGTAGGAGTTCATACAGGAGATAGTATAGTTGTAGCGCCAGTGCAAACTTTGTCAGATTACGAATATCAAATGTTAAGAAGTGCAAGCATTAAAATAATCAAGGCTTTAGAAATTGAGGGAGGATGTAATATCCAATTTGCTTTAGATCCCCAAAGCCACAAATACTATGTTATAGAAGTAAACCCAAGGGTTAGTCGTTCAAGTGCACTGGCATCAAAAGCAACGGGATATCCTATTGCAAAGATTGCTGCAAAAATTGCAATAGGGCTTAGACTTGATGAAATAAAAAATCCTGTAACAGGTAAAACTACTGCATTTTTTGAACCTGCACTGGATTATGTTGTGACAAAAATACCGAGATGGCCTTTTGACAAATTTTATACTACTGATAGAAAAATAGGTACACAGATGAAGGCGACAGGAGAAGTAATGGCAATAGAAAGGTCTTTTGAAGCCTCCCTTTTGAAGGCCGTAAGGTCATTAGAGATAAAAGCTTACGGCCTTCAATTAAACAATATAAAAGGCATGAAAACAGAAGAAATACTAAAGAGCATATCAGTGCCTAATGACATGAGACTATTTTATATAGCAGAAGCTCTTCGCCGCGATATAGACATTGATTATATTAATGACGTTACAAAAATAGACAAATGGTTTTTGAACAAGCTTTTAAATATTATAAATATGGAGAGGGAAATAGAGAAAAATGAGTTAAGGGAAGAGATTCTTAAAAAAGCAAAGAGAATGGGATTTTCAGACAGAGAAATTGCAACAATAAAGGGAATTAAAGAAGAAGATGTGAGAGCCTTAAGAAAAGAATATAGCATATATCCTTCCTATAAAATGGTAGATACTTGTGCAGCGGAATTTGAATCAGTTACACAATATATATATTCAACTTATGGCGAAGAAGACGAAGTTGAGATCCATGACATACCAAAAGTAATTGTAATAGGTTCTGGTCCTATAAGAATTGGTCAGGGAATTGAGTTTGATTACTGTTCTGTTAAAGCCTTGTGGGCTTTAAGAGAAGCTGGAATTAAATCTATCATAATAAACAACAACCCTGAAACTGTCAGCACAGACTTTGACACGGGAGACAGGTTGTACTTTGAGCCTATTACATTGGAGGATGTTTTAAACATATATGAAAAAGAAAAGCCACTTGGTGTAATGGTAATGTTTGGCGGCCAGACAGCAATTAATCTTACAGAAGAGTTAGTTAAAAATGCAGTGAAAATAATAGGTACATCCCATGAAAGCATTGATATAAGTGAAGATAGAGAAAAATTCTCAAAACTTTTAAAAGTGCTAAACATTAATCAACCTAAAGGTGAATATGCATTAACAGTAGGAGATGCAAAAGATATAGCCTTAAAACTTGGTTTTCCACTTCTTGTAAGGCCATCCTATGTTATAGGCGGTCAGTCCATGGAAAAAGTTAACACACTTCAAGAGATAATCGACTATGTTTCAAATGCAACCCAAGTATCTCCCGGCAAACCTGTTTTAATAGATAAATATATAGATGGAAGAGAAGTAGAAGTTGATGCAGTTTCAGATGGCGAGTGTGTATTAATACCCGGAATAATGGAACACATAGAAAGAGCTGGAGTGCATTCAGGAGATAGTTTTTCAATATATCCTGCAAGAAGTTTGTCTGAACGGGAGATAAACACTATTATCGAATACACAGAAAAGATTTCAAAAGCTTTAAATGTAAAGGGACTTATAAATATTCAATTTGCAGTAAAAGAAGGTACTGTATATGTGTTAGAAGTAAATCCTAGAGCTTCGCGTACGGTACCTATTATGAGCAAAGCAACAGGTGTACCTATGGTGAAACTGGCGGTAGAAGTGGCTTTAGGCAAAAAGCTAAAAGAGTTAGGTTATAAAGGCGGTTTATGGCCGCAGACCCCATATACGGTTGTAAAAGCTCCTGTATTTTCCATGGAAAAATTGACAGATGTTGAAGTTTCATTAAGTCCTGAAATGAAATCAACAGGAGAAATAATGGGTATAGATTTAACTTATGAAGGAGCACTTTACAAAGCTTTAGAAGGAGCAGGCCTTAAAATACCTAAAAAAGGGAAAATACTTCTTTCAATAGCGGAAAGAGATTTTCAAGAAGCGGTATCTTTAGTAGAAAAATTGCAGGGCTTAGGGTATGAAATATATGCCACATACAGGACGGGGAAGTATTTGAGTTTGATTGGTATTCATGTAAATATTATGTCTTTAGATCATGCAATAAAATTGCTGAAGGATGGATATTTTGACGCTGTAGTAAATACACCGACAAAAGGCAAAAAACCTGATAATACGGGATTTAAGTTAAGAAGAACAGCAGTAGAATACAGAATTCCTCTTTTTACATCTATAGATACTATAAAAGCGGCATTAAATGCTGTGTCAAAGGTAAATATGAATGGCTTGTCCATTTTATCTGTAAATGAATATCAAGAAATACAAAAGGATAATGTCAAAAATTTAGTTTTATAA
- the argH gene encoding argininosuccinate lyase, with amino-acid sequence MKLWGGRFKSETDKLMEEFNSSISFDIRLLKHDILGSIAHAKGLYKAGVLTEDELNLIEKGLKEILDETNVGEIPNDEDVHSYVERLLTEKIGDTGRKLHTGRSRNDQVATDERLYLRDEIDKIKEDLTKLIDTLNEMAGTYKEAIMPGYTHLQRAQPVTFGHHLLAYVEMFKRDLSRLEDMVKRVNVMPLGSGALAGTTFDIDRKYVASLLGFDDITLNSMDGVSDRDFVIEFLSFASITMMHLSRFSEELILWSTKEFDFIEMDDRFSTGSSMMPQKKNPDAAELIRGKTGRVYGDLITILTVMKGLPLAYNKDMQEDKEALFDGIDTLKMSLRVFTEMIKTIKVKTEKMEKAAKYGYMNATDFADYLVQKGIPFRIAHEIAGKVVLYAIERNLAIEDLSLEELKKFSDVIEKDVYGAIDLKNTLKKKKTIGSPNIL; translated from the coding sequence ATGAAGCTGTGGGGAGGTAGGTTTAAAAGCGAGACGGACAAACTAATGGAGGAGTTTAATTCCTCCATTTCTTTTGATATTAGGCTTTTAAAGCATGACATATTAGGCTCAATTGCCCATGCAAAAGGACTTTATAAAGCTGGAGTGCTGACAGAAGATGAACTCAATTTAATAGAAAAAGGGTTAAAGGAAATTCTTGATGAAACCAATGTTGGAGAGATACCAAATGATGAAGATGTTCATTCTTATGTTGAAAGGCTTTTAACTGAGAAAATAGGTGATACAGGGCGCAAACTTCACACAGGAAGAAGTAGAAATGACCAAGTTGCGACAGATGAAAGGCTTTATTTAAGAGATGAGATAGACAAAATAAAAGAGGATTTAACAAAACTTATAGATACCTTAAATGAAATGGCTGGAACTTATAAAGAAGCGATTATGCCGGGATATACGCATCTGCAAAGGGCACAGCCTGTGACTTTTGGACATCATCTTCTTGCCTATGTTGAAATGTTTAAAAGAGATTTATCAAGGCTTGAGGATATGGTGAAAAGAGTCAACGTAATGCCTTTGGGCTCTGGTGCACTTGCGGGTACCACCTTCGATATCGATAGAAAATACGTGGCATCTCTTTTAGGGTTCGATGATATAACTTTAAACAGCATGGATGGTGTAAGCGATAGAGACTTTGTAATAGAATTTTTAAGCTTTGCCTCTATAACAATGATGCATTTAAGTAGGTTCTCAGAAGAATTAATTTTGTGGTCGACCAAAGAATTTGATTTTATTGAGATGGATGATAGATTTTCAACAGGAAGCAGTATGATGCCACAAAAGAAAAATCCCGATGCAGCAGAACTTATAAGGGGCAAAACCGGCAGGGTTTACGGCGATTTGATTACAATACTTACTGTGATGAAAGGACTTCCTCTTGCATATAACAAAGACATGCAGGAGGATAAAGAGGCTTTGTTTGATGGAATAGATACTTTAAAAATGTCTTTAAGAGTTTTTACAGAAATGATAAAGACAATTAAAGTAAAGACTGAGAAGATGGAAAAAGCTGCAAAATATGGTTACATGAATGCTACAGATTTTGCAGACTATCTTGTACAAAAAGGTATTCCTTTTAGGATCGCCCATGAAATTGCAGGCAAAGTTGTCTTATATGCGATAGAACGAAACTTAGCAATTGAAGATTTATCACTTGAAGAACTTAAAAAATTCAGCGATGTAATAGAAAAAGATGTATATGGGGCGATAGATCTTAAAAACACATTAAAAAAGAAAAAGACAATAGGTTCACCGAATATATTGTAA
- the carA gene encoding glutamine-hydrolyzing carbamoyl-phosphate synthase small subunit, whose amino-acid sequence MKGYLKLEDGSIFEGELISKNQKGYGEVVFTTGMTGYQEAITDPSYAGQIVVMTYPLIGNYGINKYDFQSEKPHIRGFVIREYCDKPSNFQSEESLLSYLDKHNIPVLSGIDTRALTKKLRENGTMRGIITCSPDDNIEFDQANLLEEVSTKKPYRIAGIGPKLAFIDLGTKKSILKMLNSVGFDIYVFPYNASYDDVMQINPNAIFLSNGPGDPKDAVYAIELTKHFMGIKPVLGICLGHQIIALALGCNTVKMKFGHRGANQPVKDLLTNKDYITSQNHGYAVEEESIDKDKITVTHINLNDGTVEGIMHKFLPVFSVQYHPEACPGPRDSTEIFDKFMDIVMVYKRRSYFAEV is encoded by the coding sequence ATGAAAGGTTATTTGAAACTTGAGGATGGAAGCATATTTGAAGGTGAGTTAATAAGCAAAAACCAAAAAGGATATGGAGAAGTTGTTTTTACCACAGGGATGACAGGCTATCAAGAAGCCATAACAGATCCTTCCTACGCAGGCCAAATAGTTGTCATGACATATCCTTTAATAGGAAATTATGGCATCAACAAATACGACTTTCAATCAGAAAAGCCTCATATAAGGGGATTTGTGATACGGGAATATTGCGATAAGCCTAGCAATTTTCAAAGTGAGGAGTCACTTTTGAGCTATCTTGATAAGCACAACATACCAGTATTATCGGGAATTGATACAAGGGCTTTGACAAAAAAGCTTAGAGAAAATGGAACTATGAGAGGGATTATAACTTGTAGCCCTGATGACAACATAGAATTTGACCAAGCAAATCTTTTAGAAGAAGTTTCTACGAAAAAGCCGTATCGTATAGCAGGTATTGGTCCAAAACTTGCTTTTATTGACCTTGGTACAAAAAAGAGCATTTTAAAAATGCTAAATTCAGTTGGATTTGACATTTATGTGTTTCCTTATAATGCAAGTTATGATGATGTTATGCAAATAAATCCCAATGCAATATTTCTTTCAAATGGACCGGGTGACCCTAAAGATGCAGTTTATGCAATAGAACTTACTAAACACTTTATGGGTATAAAACCTGTGCTTGGAATATGCTTAGGGCATCAAATAATAGCCCTTGCTCTTGGATGCAATACAGTAAAGATGAAATTTGGCCACAGAGGTGCAAATCAACCTGTTAAAGATTTGCTGACAAATAAAGACTATATAACTTCTCAAAACCACGGATACGCTGTTGAAGAGGAGTCAATAGATAAAGACAAGATAACTGTAACCCACATAAACTTAAACGATGGAACAGTAGAAGGCATTATGCATAAATTTCTGCCAGTTTTTTCTGTACAGTATCATCCTGAGGCATGTCCTGGACCCCGTGATTCAACAGAGATTTTTGATAAATTCATGGATATAGTCATGGTTTACAAAAGGAGGTCTTATTTTGCCGAAGTATAA